One Streptosporangium sp. NBC_01495 DNA window includes the following coding sequences:
- a CDS encoding RNA polymerase sigma factor, with protein MPLSTTLSDAALIERSWRDPEDFALLFDRHAGHIHRYVARRLGDDTADDVVSETFLAAFRQRRDYDTARPEALPWLYGFATNFIRRHQRAEIHRYKAYSKMGVLPDADDAAEQALERASAHAVRRPLAQALASLKARDRDVLLLVAWADLTYEGVANALSIPIGTVRSRLNRARAIVRDALGSTDPTTEQTS; from the coding sequence ATGCCCCTCAGTACGACCCTGTCTGACGCCGCCCTGATCGAACGGTCGTGGCGAGATCCCGAGGATTTCGCCTTGCTGTTCGACAGGCACGCAGGACACATCCACCGTTATGTGGCCCGCCGGCTCGGCGATGACACGGCCGACGACGTCGTCTCCGAGACGTTCCTCGCCGCGTTCAGGCAGCGCCGCGACTACGACACCGCCCGTCCGGAGGCCCTCCCCTGGTTGTACGGCTTCGCGACCAACTTCATCCGCCGGCATCAGCGCGCCGAGATACACCGATATAAGGCGTACTCGAAAATGGGCGTGCTTCCCGACGCCGACGACGCCGCGGAACAAGCTCTTGAGCGGGCGAGCGCGCATGCCGTACGCCGTCCTCTCGCCCAGGCGCTCGCCTCACTGAAGGCCCGCGACCGCGACGTCCTCTTGCTCGTGGCCTGGGCCGACCTCACCTACGAGGGGGTCGCCAACGCCCTGTCCATCCCGATTGGAACAGTCCGTTCCCGCCTCAACCGCGCGCGGGCCATCGTCCGCGATGCCCTCGGCAGCACCGACCCCACGACGGAGCAGACCTCATGA
- a CDS encoding transposase — MPAPHSPEFRERAVALARLGDKPIITLAQELGISRSCLRNWLARADADKEGGTSGRLTTAEKAELARSWAAGQAVTASVTTATASAPSGVPIAGPRPRRERRRAQVREALGFREPTRADEDVPAARPADKICPVVFTDEGLRAARPRRCRTLKIEPPGRVARIVGAGRARFELNGLSADSARSLWELGRIRPAAARARLES; from the coding sequence GTGCCCGCACCTCACTCGCCTGAGTTTCGTGAGCGCGCCGTCGCGCTGGCTCGACTCGGTGACAAACCGATCATCACCCTGGCCCAAGAGCTGGGGATCAGCCGCTCCTGCCTGCGAAATTGGCTGGCCCGGGCCGACGCCGATAAGGAAGGCGGAACATCGGGCCGGCTGACGACGGCCGAGAAAGCCGAACTCGCGCGGTCCTGGGCGGCCGGTCAGGCCGTGACCGCGAGCGTCACCACGGCGACGGCGAGCGCACCCAGCGGGGTGCCGATCGCCGGCCCCCGGCCCAGGCGCGAGCGGCGCCGGGCGCAGGTGCGGGAGGCGCTGGGGTTTCGGGAGCCGACCCGGGCGGATGAGGACGTGCCGGCGGCGCGGCCGGCGGACAAGATCTGCCCGGTGGTGTTCACGGACGAGGGGCTGCGGGCGGCGCGGCCGAGGCGTTGCCGGACGTTGAAGATCGAGCCGCCGGGCCGGGTGGCCCGGATCGTGGGCGCGGGCCGGGCGCGGTTCGAGTTGAACGGGTTGTCGGCGGACTCGGCGCGGTCGCTGTGGGAACTGGGCCGGATTCGCCCTGCGGCCGCACGGGCCCGTTTGGAGTCGTGA
- a CDS encoding NAD-dependent epimerase/dehydratase family protein, with product MRVLVTGAAGFIGSHVTELLEAAGHEVAGLDLRPRGGHLVGDVRDTELLTRSLRGVDAVVHQAAKVGLGVDVSDLPDYASVNVYGTAVLLAAMAERDVGRLVLASSMVVYGEGAYDCPGHGRVRPGPRSREDLARGAFEPRCSRCGAELTPAVINEDAPPDPRNAYATTKLAQEHLAANWAREVGGTVVALRYHNVYGPRMPRNTPYSGVAAIFRSALEAGRAPRVFEDGRQRRDFVHVGDVARANLAALGAVSPRGALTACNVASGEPRTIGEMASALAAEHGGPEPVTTGEYRLGDVRHIVAAPDRAARDLGFRAEIGFAEGMREFAGAPLG from the coding sequence ATGAGGGTACTGGTAACCGGTGCGGCCGGTTTCATCGGAAGTCATGTGACCGAGCTGCTGGAGGCGGCCGGCCACGAGGTCGCCGGTCTCGACCTCCGGCCCCGGGGCGGGCACCTGGTCGGCGACGTGCGCGACACCGAGCTGCTCACCCGGTCGTTGCGTGGAGTGGACGCGGTGGTCCACCAGGCGGCGAAGGTCGGCCTCGGAGTCGATGTCTCCGATCTGCCGGACTACGCGTCGGTCAACGTGTACGGCACTGCCGTACTGCTCGCGGCCATGGCGGAACGCGATGTGGGACGGCTGGTCCTGGCCTCGTCGATGGTGGTGTACGGCGAGGGCGCCTACGACTGCCCGGGACACGGCAGGGTCCGGCCCGGCCCGCGTTCGCGGGAGGATCTCGCCCGCGGCGCGTTCGAGCCCCGCTGCTCGCGGTGCGGAGCGGAGCTGACCCCGGCCGTGATCAACGAGGACGCGCCCCCGGACCCCCGCAACGCCTACGCCACGACCAAGCTCGCCCAGGAGCATCTGGCCGCCAACTGGGCGCGGGAGGTCGGCGGCACGGTGGTCGCGCTGCGCTACCACAACGTCTACGGGCCGAGGATGCCCAGGAACACCCCCTACTCCGGGGTGGCCGCGATCTTCCGATCCGCGCTGGAGGCGGGCAGGGCCCCCCGGGTGTTCGAGGACGGCCGCCAGCGGCGTGACTTCGTGCACGTCGGGGACGTGGCCCGCGCCAATCTCGCGGCCCTCGGAGCCGTTTCCCCCCGGGGGGCGCTGACGGCCTGCAACGTGGCCAGCGGCGAACCGCGCACGATCGGGGAGATGGCCTCCGCTCTCGCGGCCGAGCACGGGGGTCCCGAACCGGTCACCACCGGCGAGTATCGTCTCGGCGACGTGCGGCACATCGTCGCCGCCCCCGACCGCGCCGCACGTGATCTCGGGTTCCGCGCGGAGATCGGGTTCGCCGAGGGGATGCGGGAGTTCGCCGGGGCGCCCCTGGGCTGA
- a CDS encoding glycosyltransferase family 2 protein: MEIDVVLPCLDEETALPWVLERMPDGYRPIVVDNGSTDGSARVAAELGALVVSEPRRGFGAACHAGLLASTGEVVCFMDADASLDPGQLPRVTEPVVSGHADLMLGRRIPVPGAAWPLHARLGNAFLGRRLAGRTGTRLRDIGPMRACRRADLLALNLADRRFGYPLEMVLRAANRGWRIAETGVDYLPRTGRSKVTGTVRGTLRAVGDMRKVLSEPDGAR; the protein is encoded by the coding sequence ATGGAGATCGATGTGGTGCTCCCGTGCCTGGACGAGGAGACGGCCCTGCCGTGGGTGCTGGAGCGGATGCCTGACGGTTACCGGCCGATCGTGGTGGACAACGGTTCCACGGACGGATCGGCGCGGGTCGCGGCCGAGCTGGGAGCGCTGGTGGTGAGCGAGCCCAGACGCGGGTTCGGCGCCGCCTGTCACGCGGGACTGCTGGCCTCGACCGGCGAGGTGGTGTGCTTCATGGACGCCGACGCGTCGCTGGACCCGGGCCAGCTTCCACGGGTGACCGAGCCGGTCGTCTCGGGTCACGCCGACCTGATGCTCGGCAGGCGGATCCCCGTGCCGGGAGCGGCCTGGCCGCTGCACGCGCGGCTGGGCAACGCCTTCCTCGGCCGGCGGCTGGCCGGCCGTACCGGCACGAGGCTCCGCGACATCGGCCCGATGCGTGCCTGCCGCCGCGCGGACCTTCTGGCCCTGAACCTGGCCGACCGGCGCTTCGGTTACCCGCTGGAGATGGTGCTGCGGGCGGCCAACCGGGGCTGGCGGATCGCCGAGACCGGGGTGGACTACCTGCCTCGCACCGGGCGGTCCAAGGTCACCGGCACCGTACGCGGCACGCTGCGCGCGGTCGGCGACATGCGCAAGGTCCTGAGCGAGCCGGACGGCGCGAGATGA
- a CDS encoding molybdopterin-dependent oxidoreductase translates to MSDRPSPGPAQHDGEPAPDPGRGLSGWLREHPPPGPFRQEFWRSPLRGPWLTSVFGLVLLIGIPILAITGLLSYAAYNPRLPGNDITPGKGLLGFYLFDWPTRPVWLYRFTQGTHVILGLTLVPVLLAKLWSVIHKLFAWPPARSPAEAVERASLLLLVGGAVFEFVTGILNIQLFYVFPFSFYPAHLYGAWIFLAAFVVHVAFKLPRMISALRSRDIRRELRTGLADTHPEPPDPDGLVAADPAPPTVSRRGLLAFVGGGSMLMFGLSVGQTIDGPLRRTALLAPHGRVYGTGPNDFQVNKTAADVGVDMAGMGPQWRLTLIGPHPARLSRADLLAMPLYTYRLPIACVEGWSTEQTWTGVRLADLARLAGAAVGGSDVFVRSLQMGGVFSHASLSAQQVADPRSLLALRVNGADLSLNHGFPARIMVPNAPGVHNTKWVRRLDFLPAVS, encoded by the coding sequence GTGTCAGATCGACCATCGCCAGGACCCGCCCAGCACGACGGCGAGCCCGCTCCGGACCCCGGCCGAGGCCTCAGCGGGTGGTTGCGCGAACATCCGCCGCCCGGCCCGTTCCGGCAGGAGTTCTGGCGCAGCCCGCTGCGCGGCCCGTGGCTGACCTCGGTGTTCGGCCTCGTGCTGCTGATCGGCATCCCCATCCTGGCGATCACCGGGCTGCTGTCGTACGCCGCTTACAATCCCCGGCTGCCGGGCAACGACATAACCCCCGGCAAGGGGCTGCTGGGTTTCTATCTCTTCGACTGGCCCACGCGTCCGGTGTGGCTGTACCGGTTCACCCAGGGGACGCACGTCATCCTCGGGCTGACGCTGGTGCCGGTGCTGCTGGCCAAGCTGTGGTCGGTCATCCACAAACTGTTCGCCTGGCCGCCCGCCCGTTCCCCGGCCGAGGCGGTGGAACGGGCCAGCCTGCTGCTCCTGGTCGGCGGAGCGGTGTTCGAGTTCGTCACCGGCATCCTCAACATCCAGCTCTTCTACGTGTTCCCGTTCTCCTTCTACCCGGCGCACCTGTACGGCGCCTGGATCTTCCTGGCGGCGTTCGTGGTCCACGTCGCCTTCAAACTGCCGCGGATGATCAGTGCGCTGCGATCACGCGACATCCGCCGTGAGCTGCGCACCGGCCTGGCCGACACCCACCCCGAACCACCCGATCCCGATGGTCTGGTCGCCGCCGACCCGGCGCCGCCCACCGTGTCCCGGCGCGGCCTGCTCGCCTTCGTCGGCGGCGGCTCGATGCTGATGTTCGGCCTGTCCGTCGGCCAGACCATCGACGGGCCACTGCGGCGCACCGCGCTGCTGGCCCCCCACGGGCGCGTCTACGGCACGGGACCGAACGACTTCCAGGTGAACAAAACAGCGGCCGACGTGGGCGTCGACATGGCGGGGATGGGCCCGCAGTGGCGGCTCACACTGATCGGGCCACACCCGGCGCGACTGTCCCGCGCCGATCTGCTGGCGATGCCGCTGTACACCTACCGGCTGCCGATCGCCTGCGTGGAGGGGTGGTCGACCGAGCAGACGTGGACCGGCGTGCGCCTGGCAGATCTGGCGCGGCTGGCCGGAGCGGCGGTGGGCGGGTCCGACGTCTTCGTCCGGTCCCTGCAGATGGGGGGCGTGTTCAGCCACGCGTCGCTGAGCGCCCAGCAGGTGGCCGATCCCCGTTCCCTGCTGGCGTTGCGGGTCAACGGCGCCGACCTCTCCCTCAACCACGGGTTCCCGGCCCGGATCATGGTCCCGAACGCCCCCGGCGTGCACAACACCAAGTGGGTGCGCCGGCTCGACTTCCTGCCGGCCGTTTCATGA
- the rox gene encoding rifampin monooxygenase produces the protein MHSQQVTAEPPSNDRAERDSTVGDVPGVRWSPASGADRAPLVFDVIIAGCGPTGAMLAAELRLHDVRVLVLEKETEPASFVRIVGLHIRSLELMAMRGLLERILEHGRQRPAGGFFAAIPKPAPKGLDSAHAYFLGIPQPVINHLLEEHAIELGAQVRRGCAVAGFEQDDEGVTVELADGEQLRSRYLVGCDGGRSTVRKLLGVGFPGEPSRTETLMGEMQVGVPQEEIAAKVTEIGETHRRFWLRPFGEGVYSVVVPAAGVSDRAEPPTLEDFKQQLRSIAGTDFGVHSPRWMSRFGDATRLAERYRVGRVLLAGDAAHIHPPIGGQGLNLGVQDAFNLGWKLAAQIRGWAPETLLDTYQAERHPVAEDVLDNTRAQMELLSTEPGPQAVRRLLTELMGFDEVNRHLIEKITAIGIRYDFGEGPALLGRRLRDIDVKQGHLYGLLHRGRGLLLDRTERLTVGGWSDRVDYLADPTAELDVPCVLLRPDGHVSWIGDDQQDLDGHLSRWFGKPAD, from the coding sequence ATGCACTCTCAGCAGGTCACCGCCGAGCCGCCGTCGAACGACAGGGCCGAGCGTGACTCCACGGTGGGCGACGTCCCCGGAGTTCGCTGGTCGCCGGCCTCCGGCGCCGATCGCGCGCCCCTCGTCTTCGATGTGATCATTGCCGGGTGCGGGCCGACCGGTGCGATGCTGGCCGCCGAACTGCGGCTGCACGATGTGCGGGTACTCGTCCTGGAGAAGGAAACCGAGCCCGCGTCGTTCGTCCGCATAGTCGGTCTGCATATTCGCAGTCTCGAGCTGATGGCGATGCGCGGACTGCTCGAGCGCATTCTCGAACACGGAAGACAGCGTCCGGCCGGCGGTTTCTTCGCCGCCATCCCCAAACCCGCGCCCAAGGGCCTGGATTCCGCGCACGCCTATTTCCTGGGCATCCCGCAGCCGGTCATCAATCACCTGCTCGAAGAACATGCGATCGAACTGGGTGCGCAGGTCCGGCGCGGTTGCGCGGTCGCCGGTTTCGAGCAGGACGACGAGGGCGTGACCGTCGAGCTGGCCGACGGGGAACAGCTGCGTTCGCGCTACCTCGTCGGCTGTGACGGCGGGCGCAGTACGGTGCGTAAACTGCTCGGCGTCGGCTTTCCCGGCGAGCCCTCACGGACCGAGACGCTGATGGGCGAGATGCAAGTGGGCGTGCCGCAGGAGGAGATCGCCGCCAAGGTGACCGAAATCGGCGAGACCCATCGGCGATTCTGGCTCCGGCCCTTCGGTGAAGGGGTCTACAGCGTCGTGGTTCCCGCCGCGGGAGTCAGCGACCGCGCGGAACCGCCCACCCTCGAGGATTTCAAACAACAGTTGCGCAGCATCGCCGGAACCGATTTCGGCGTGCACTCCCCGCGCTGGATGTCCCGCTTCGGGGATGCCACCCGGCTAGCCGAACGTTATCGGGTCGGGCGGGTGCTGCTGGCCGGCGATGCGGCGCACATCCATCCACCCATCGGCGGTCAAGGCCTCAACCTGGGCGTTCAGGACGCATTCAACCTCGGCTGGAAACTGGCCGCACAGATCCGCGGCTGGGCGCCGGAAACACTGCTGGACACCTACCAGGCCGAACGTCATCCGGTCGCCGAGGACGTGCTGGACAACACCCGCGCCCAGATGGAACTGCTGTCCACCGAACCGGGTCCGCAGGCCGTGCGCAGGCTGCTCACCGAACTGATGGGCTTCGACGAGGTGAATCGCCATCTGATCGAGAAGATCACCGCGATCGGCATCCGCTACGACTTCGGCGAGGGCCCCGCCCTGCTCGGCCGCCGCCTGCGCGACATCGACGTGAAACAGGGCCACCTCTACGGTCTGCTGCATCGCGGCCGCGGCCTGCTGCTGGACCGCACCGAACGCCTGACCGTCGGCGGCTGGTCAGACCGGGTCGATTACCTCGCGGATCCCACCGCGGAACTGGATGTCCCGTGCGTCCTGCTACGCCCCGACGGCCACGTCTCCTGGATCGGCGACGATCAACAGGACCTGGACGGCCACCTCTCCCGCTGGTTCGGCAAGCCCGCCGACTGA
- a CDS encoding molybdopterin-dependent oxidoreductase: MNDPVTNDPPARRRPVEAATALVRSLPGRFTSPLHSERVAAQLGIWLGISFTVALVTGLISHFMQHPPSWMLWPSRPVNLYRVTQGVHVIGGLATIPLLLAKLWSVYPRLWQWPPLRSLSHAVERGLVLLLVGGALFQLITGLLNISYAYLWPFSFPAAHYWTSYVLYGALLIHVVNEWAKVRANLWTRERVEAPEVTRSRRRFLGTVAAACGLTVLVTVGETFAPLSKLAVLAPRAPDVGPQGIPVNRTALAAGVTETIRRPDFRLAVTGAVRAELSLTLAELTAMPQHTVRLPISCVEGWSAEADWTGVRLRDLAERAGAAPEAVLVVESLERSGAYNSSEVRAPHWNDPLTLLALRINGSPLDPDHGYPLRLIAPNRPGVLQTKWVTRVVVS; the protein is encoded by the coding sequence ATGAACGACCCCGTCACGAACGACCCTCCCGCGAGAAGAAGGCCCGTCGAGGCGGCCACCGCGCTCGTGCGGAGCCTGCCCGGGCGCTTCACCAGCCCCCTGCACTCCGAACGCGTGGCCGCCCAGCTCGGCATATGGCTCGGCATCAGCTTCACCGTCGCCCTGGTGACGGGTCTGATCAGCCACTTCATGCAGCATCCGCCGTCGTGGATGCTGTGGCCCTCGCGGCCGGTCAACCTGTACCGGGTCACACAGGGGGTGCACGTCATCGGCGGGCTGGCCACGATCCCGCTGCTCCTGGCCAAGCTGTGGAGCGTCTACCCCAGGCTGTGGCAGTGGCCGCCCTTGCGGTCCCTCTCGCACGCCGTGGAGCGGGGGCTGGTGCTCCTGCTCGTCGGCGGCGCGTTGTTCCAGCTCATCACCGGCCTGCTGAACATCTCCTACGCCTACCTGTGGCCGTTCTCCTTCCCCGCGGCGCACTACTGGACGTCGTACGTGCTCTACGGCGCCCTCCTCATCCACGTCGTCAACGAGTGGGCGAAGGTCCGCGCGAACCTGTGGACCCGCGAGCGCGTCGAGGCACCGGAGGTGACCCGGTCGCGGCGCCGTTTCCTGGGTACGGTCGCCGCCGCCTGCGGGCTCACCGTCCTGGTCACCGTCGGCGAGACGTTCGCGCCGCTGTCGAAGCTGGCGGTTCTGGCGCCGCGGGCCCCGGACGTGGGCCCGCAGGGCATCCCGGTGAACAGGACGGCTCTCGCGGCCGGGGTGACCGAGACGATCCGCCGCCCGGACTTCCGGCTCGCGGTGACCGGGGCGGTGCGCGCCGAACTGTCGCTGACCCTCGCCGAGCTGACGGCGATGCCGCAGCACACCGTCCGGCTGCCGATCTCGTGCGTGGAGGGGTGGAGCGCCGAGGCCGACTGGACGGGGGTGCGGCTGCGCGACCTCGCCGAGCGCGCCGGCGCCGCGCCGGAGGCCGTCCTGGTGGTCGAGTCGCTCGAGCGGTCCGGCGCCTACAACTCCAGCGAGGTGCGGGCGCCGCACTGGAACGACCCGCTCACCCTGCTGGCCCTGCGGATCAACGGTAGCCCCCTGGACCCCGACCACGGCTACCCGCTCCGGCTGATCGCGCCCAACCGGCCGGGAGTTCTGCAGACCAAGTGGGTCACCAGGGTGGTGGTGTCATGA
- a CDS encoding methyltransferase domain-containing protein: MHIEYADGRVRPLASERWLRPIEGDEHILARCGGPTLDVGSGPGRLTVALTRMGVPALGIDVTPLAVSLTRRAGGLALRGSVFDPLPGTGRWSEALLADGNIGIGGDPKALLRRLRELLRPGGAVIAELSPPGSRSMVERVRLRQDERAEEWFAWATVSADDIGSLARRCGFPAAERWEGAGRWFAALS; encoded by the coding sequence GTGCACATCGAGTATGCCGACGGCCGCGTCCGGCCGCTCGCCTCCGAGCGCTGGCTGCGACCGATCGAGGGCGATGAGCACATCCTGGCCCGATGCGGCGGGCCCACCCTTGACGTCGGTTCGGGGCCCGGAAGGCTGACCGTGGCGCTCACCCGGATGGGCGTTCCCGCCCTGGGCATCGACGTCACTCCGCTGGCCGTCAGCCTGACGCGGCGCGCCGGCGGCCTGGCCCTGCGCGGCAGCGTCTTCGACCCCCTTCCCGGTACCGGCCGGTGGTCCGAGGCGCTGCTGGCCGACGGCAACATCGGCATCGGCGGTGACCCGAAGGCCCTGCTGCGGCGCCTGCGGGAGCTGCTCAGGCCAGGCGGCGCGGTGATCGCCGAGCTCTCCCCACCGGGGTCGCGCAGCATGGTGGAACGCGTACGGCTGCGCCAGGACGAGCGGGCGGAGGAGTGGTTCGCCTGGGCGACCGTCTCCGCCGACGACATCGGCTCGCTCGCCCGGCGCTGTGGATTCCCCGCCGCCGAGCGCTGGGAGGGGGCCGGGCGATGGTTCGCGGCCCTGTCATGA
- a CDS encoding CU044_5270 family protein, producing the protein MNDLTDLTELRDLFADKAHPTADRLAPARTALLAEARTKRRPRARPAGLRRLMLAGGLVAAMTAGVIAVQTFKPAAPASAAEVLRLAAEAASATPWPEPRDDQYLHYERIAETRSENGVPNVGPRHITGEVWESVDGSRPELWWHKPSKSHPQGREYKELLTRCPSGPGAGRPAYADLRGWPTDQEQLRHKLAERGNKMVLKKDTATQIWRAVVSVLGSPIPPKQQAAIFKIAATLPGIETEELKDATGKSGIAVTRVDNRGPGGAISRESFIFDKTSYVLLGGQELVPGQGRELWSITRPQITDVLPAWSKSLKPRGCA; encoded by the coding sequence ATGAACGACCTGACCGACCTGACCGAACTGCGCGATCTGTTCGCCGACAAGGCGCACCCCACTGCGGACCGCCTCGCCCCCGCCCGTACCGCCCTTCTGGCCGAGGCCCGCACGAAACGCCGGCCCCGGGCCCGGCCGGCCGGCCTGCGGCGTCTGATGCTGGCAGGCGGCCTGGTCGCGGCGATGACCGCAGGAGTGATCGCCGTCCAGACGTTCAAGCCCGCCGCGCCCGCGAGCGCCGCTGAGGTCCTGAGGCTGGCGGCCGAGGCCGCGAGCGCCACCCCGTGGCCGGAACCCCGCGACGACCAGTACCTCCACTACGAGCGGATCGCGGAGACGCGCAGCGAGAACGGGGTTCCCAACGTCGGTCCGCGCCACATCACGGGCGAGGTCTGGGAGTCCGTCGACGGCTCCCGCCCAGAACTGTGGTGGCACAAGCCGTCGAAGTCCCACCCCCAGGGCCGCGAGTACAAGGAACTCCTGACCCGGTGCCCCAGCGGACCTGGCGCGGGGCGCCCCGCCTACGCTGACCTCCGTGGGTGGCCGACCGACCAGGAGCAGCTCCGGCACAAACTTGCCGAACGCGGTAACAAGATGGTCCTCAAAAAGGACACCGCGACCCAGATCTGGCGCGCCGTCGTCAGCGTCCTCGGCAGCCCGATCCCGCCCAAGCAGCAGGCGGCCATCTTCAAGATCGCCGCGACCCTGCCGGGCATCGAGACGGAAGAGCTCAAGGACGCCACTGGCAAATCGGGCATCGCCGTGACCCGGGTGGACAACCGAGGCCCCGGGGGCGCCATCTCCCGCGAATCCTTCATCTTCGACAAGACCTCCTACGTTCTCCTGGGCGGCCAGGAACTCGTGCCGGGGCAAGGGCGTGAACTCTGGTCCATCACCCGTCCACAGATCACCGACGTACTCCCGGCCTGGTCCAAGTCCTTGAAGCCGCGCGGCTGCGCCTAA
- a CDS encoding TIGR04282 family arsenosugar biosynthesis glycosyltransferase — protein MTGDRSETRQSAHAREHGRPGAPRAAGDGRRDPLSCRVVDDIDGGGQIVVIAKEPVAGRVKTRLTPPFSPAEAAALATAALADTLDAVAGAPARHRVLALRGGTGPWLPPGFAVLPQRGTGLDERLAAAFEDAHRARPLPVVLIGMDTPQVTPALLADAMAGLATRDAVFGPAADGGFWLLGLRRPDPALLLGVPMSKPTTGAAQLSRLRAAGLSVGMLPLLRDVDTAGDAEAVAAQAPSSRFAAALAALAALGTGGGERPGRSASRPGHAPSSPLREAWPDRSPTT, from the coding sequence ATGACCGGCGATCGCAGCGAGACGCGGCAGAGCGCGCACGCCCGGGAGCACGGGCGGCCCGGCGCGCCCCGCGCGGCGGGAGACGGACGGCGTGACCCGCTCTCGTGCCGGGTCGTCGACGACATCGACGGTGGAGGCCAGATCGTCGTCATCGCCAAGGAACCGGTGGCCGGGCGGGTCAAGACCAGGCTCACCCCTCCGTTCAGCCCCGCCGAGGCCGCCGCCCTGGCCACCGCCGCGCTGGCCGACACCCTGGACGCGGTGGCCGGCGCCCCGGCACGCCACCGGGTGCTGGCACTGCGCGGCGGCACCGGCCCCTGGCTGCCGCCGGGCTTCGCCGTCCTGCCGCAGCGGGGCACCGGGCTGGACGAGCGGCTCGCCGCCGCCTTCGAGGACGCCCACCGGGCCCGCCCGCTACCCGTGGTCCTGATCGGCATGGACACCCCGCAGGTCACCCCCGCGCTCCTGGCCGACGCGATGGCCGGGCTGGCCACCCGCGACGCCGTGTTCGGCCCTGCGGCCGACGGCGGGTTCTGGCTGCTCGGCCTGCGCCGGCCCGACCCCGCGCTCCTGCTCGGCGTGCCGATGTCGAAGCCCACGACGGGCGCAGCCCAGCTGTCGCGGCTGCGCGCGGCGGGTCTGTCGGTGGGGATGCTGCCCCTGCTGCGGGACGTCGACACCGCCGGCGACGCCGAGGCGGTGGCGGCCCAGGCGCCCTCGTCCCGCTTCGCCGCCGCCCTCGCCGCCCTCGCCGCGCTCGGGACGGGAGGCGGGGAAAGGCCAGGTCGATCAGCCAGTCGGCCAGGACACGCACCTTCCTCTCCCCTCCGGGAAGCTTGGCCAGATAGATCGCCCACCACATGA